The following proteins come from a genomic window of Bradysia coprophila strain Holo2 unplaced genomic scaffold, BU_Bcop_v1 contig_138, whole genome shotgun sequence:
- the LOC119073303 gene encoding uncharacterized protein LOC119073303 isoform X1 — protein MSHYTMAIAQQPTPPPSAPPSEMMHQQTSKVSSTTEQEDIENRLNELSRSVSNDQNEPLESIRKCIEEIDLNLTTANIFKVFQTIRFLAEYTDKPTVKPDTQKDYLDALLYNVLQFIDMNADEVLKKGDIACLSYVEVEMIVKRNHIMTSEVGVYNFLSEWSRLKCNEKLWDLTFENRRKVLGSLCFAPRYLLMTEHQFDTCCQLINLLDEGEISLIRNAFKGRLGTGITDAQAANIDNFKKPRPKFARMPVFLSQRSDPKNYPKKMRDYEKTFDDTVYPWYYCFYGCFAFVCD, from the exons CCATTACACTATGGCAATCGCACAACAACCCACCCCACCGCCAAGTGCTCCCCCATCAGAAATGATGCACCAGCAAACCAGCAAAGTGTCTTCAACAACTGAACAAGAAGATATTGAAAATCGTCTCAATGAACTGAGTAGATCGGTATCGAACGATCAGAACGAACCACTGGAAAGTatacgaaaatgtattgagGAAATCGATCTGAATCTTACCACGGCCAACATTTTCAAAGTGTTCCAAACCATACGATTTCTGGCAGAATATACCGATAAACCGACCGTTAAGCCCGATACTCAGAAAGACTATCTGGATGCATTGTTGTACAATGTGTTGCAGTTCATCGACATGAATGCCGACGAAGTGTTGAAGAAGGGTGATATTGCATGTTTGAGCTATGTGGAGGTCGAGATGATTGTGAAGAGAAATCATATCATGACATCCGAGGTGGGGGTTTACAATTTCTTATCCGAATGGAGTCGGCTGAAGTGTAATGAAAAGCTGTGGGATTTAACATTCGAAAATCGGCGAAAGGTTCTAGGTTCATTGTGTTTTGCACCAAG ataCCTGCTTATGACGGAACATCAATTCGATACATGCTGTCAATTGATCAATCTATTGGATGAGGGAGAAATTAGTTTAATAAGGAATGCATTTAAAGGTAGATTAGGTACGGGAATCACTGACGCTCAAGCAGCTAATATAGACAATTTCAAAAAGCCACGACCCAAATTCGCCAGAATGCCGGTATTCTTAAGTCAACGCAGTGATCCAAAGAATTATCCTAAGAAAATGCGTGATTATGAGAAAACTTTCGATGACACTGTCTATCCATGGTATTACTGTTTTTATGGATGTTTTGCATTTGTATGTGATTGA
- the LOC119073303 gene encoding uncharacterized protein LOC119073303 isoform X2 has translation MAIAQQPTPPPSAPPSEMMHQQTSKVSSTTEQEDIENRLNELSRSVSNDQNEPLESIRKCIEEIDLNLTTANIFKVFQTIRFLAEYTDKPTVKPDTQKDYLDALLYNVLQFIDMNADEVLKKGDIACLSYVEVEMIVKRNHIMTSEVGVYNFLSEWSRLKCNEKLWDLTFENRRKVLGSLCFAPRYLLMTEHQFDTCCQLINLLDEGEISLIRNAFKGRLGTGITDAQAANIDNFKKPRPKFARMPVFLSQRSDPKNYPKKMRDYEKTFDDTVYPWYYCFYGCFAFVCD, from the exons ATGGCAATCGCACAACAACCCACCCCACCGCCAAGTGCTCCCCCATCAGAAATGATGCACCAGCAAACCAGCAAAGTGTCTTCAACAACTGAACAAGAAGATATTGAAAATCGTCTCAATGAACTGAGTAGATCGGTATCGAACGATCAGAACGAACCACTGGAAAGTatacgaaaatgtattgagGAAATCGATCTGAATCTTACCACGGCCAACATTTTCAAAGTGTTCCAAACCATACGATTTCTGGCAGAATATACCGATAAACCGACCGTTAAGCCCGATACTCAGAAAGACTATCTGGATGCATTGTTGTACAATGTGTTGCAGTTCATCGACATGAATGCCGACGAAGTGTTGAAGAAGGGTGATATTGCATGTTTGAGCTATGTGGAGGTCGAGATGATTGTGAAGAGAAATCATATCATGACATCCGAGGTGGGGGTTTACAATTTCTTATCCGAATGGAGTCGGCTGAAGTGTAATGAAAAGCTGTGGGATTTAACATTCGAAAATCGGCGAAAGGTTCTAGGTTCATTGTGTTTTGCACCAAG ataCCTGCTTATGACGGAACATCAATTCGATACATGCTGTCAATTGATCAATCTATTGGATGAGGGAGAAATTAGTTTAATAAGGAATGCATTTAAAGGTAGATTAGGTACGGGAATCACTGACGCTCAAGCAGCTAATATAGACAATTTCAAAAAGCCACGACCCAAATTCGCCAGAATGCCGGTATTCTTAAGTCAACGCAGTGATCCAAAGAATTATCCTAAGAAAATGCGTGATTATGAGAAAACTTTCGATGACACTGTCTATCCATGGTATTACTGTTTTTATGGATGTTTTGCATTTGTATGTGATTGA